A part of Anabas testudineus chromosome 9, fAnaTes1.2, whole genome shotgun sequence genomic DNA contains:
- the mboat4 gene encoding ghrelin O-acyltransferase, which yields MIKKRNYCHADHRWNGKDCHRPVARYLFVSVGGCVLAVVTMGVYSTLLFVSAFVFVLLLCSVDSSCIHAWVFGMQMLWQTFWHLFIQYRENDLHEPVSIRLFLAVSSLMLLTQRITSVSMDVQEKKVTLKPKASHRRSACVTPLPLISYIFSFTTLLGGPLCSYGRFVSHMEGLTLNPPPSPLGVVFLKLTQVLLLELVKYCLVCFLKLYMYDPYSSAVLSGILWLWSLGLVLRIQYYSHWRISECLSNAAGFGFWGSSLGDTPDWSGLSDGDFWTTEASTRVSEFARRWNATTASWLRRLVYVRCKCFPLFMTFGFSLWWHGLHFGHFVGFLTWAATVKADYYIHKYLQPKLSSTWRKLLNTCLCWINTQMIITCIVIAVELRDISSLRLLCVTYIGLFPLCNIILLLILIKLDTVC from the exons atgataaagaaaaggAATTACTGTCATGCAGATCACAGGTGGAATGGCAAAGACTGCCATCGTCCAGTCGCCAG GtacctgtttgtttctgtcGGAGGATGTGTCCTGGCAGTTGTCACAATGGGCGTCTACAGCACGCTTCTGTTCGTCTCAGCGTTCGTCTTTGTTCTGCTCTTGTGCTCTGTGGATTCCAGCTGTATCCATGCCTGGGTGTTTGGTATGCAGATGTTGTGGCAAACCTTCTGGCACCTGTTCATACAGTACAGGGAAAATGACCTGCACGAGCCTGTCAGCATCAG ATTGTTTTTGGCGGTTTCCTCTTTGATGCTACTCACTCAGAGAATCACCTCAGTGTCCATGGACGTTCAGGAGAAAAAGGTTACGTTAAAGCCAAAAGCTTCACACAGAAGAAGCGCCTGTGTGACGCCTCTGCCTCTCATCAgctacattttcagtttcaccaCTCTGCTTGGCGGCCCTTTGTGCTCATATGGTCGATTTGTGTCCCACATGGAGGGACTCACTCTCAACCCTCCACCCAGTCCATTGGGTGTGGTATTCCTAAAGCTGACACAGGTGTTACTGCTGGAGCTGGTAAAGTattgtcttgtctgttttctAAAACTATATATGTACGATCCCTATTCCTCTGCTGTTCTCTCCGGCATCCTGTGGCTCTGGAGTCTTGGATTAGTTCTGAGGATCCAGTACTACTCTCACTGGAGGATCAGTGAATGCCTGAGTAATGCAGCTGGGTTTGGCTTCTGGGGGAGTTCCTTAGGAGACACCCCAGACTGGAGTGGACTATCTGATGGAGACTTCTGGACCACTGAAGCCTCGACTCGCGTGTCAGAGTTTGCCCGTCGATGGAATGCCACAACAGCTTCTTGGCTGCGTAGACTGGTTTACGTGAGGTGCAAATGTTTCCCGTTGTTCATGACATTTGGTTTTTCACTGTGGTGGCATGGGTTACACTTTGGCCACTTTGTGGGGTTTTTGACTTGGGCAGCAACTGTGAAAGCAGACTACTATATACACAAGTATTTACAGCCAAAGCTTTCTTCTACATGGAGGAAGCTGCTAAACACTTGTTTATGCTGGATAAACACTCAAATGATCATTACTTGTATTGTTATAGCTGTAGAATTAAGAGATATATCCAGCCTGAGACTTTTGTGTGTAACATACATAGGTCTGTTCCCACTTTGTAATATAATTCTACTTCTTATCTTAATCAAGCTTGACACAGTTTGCTAA
- the coq2 gene encoding 4-hydroxybenzoate polyprenyltransferase, mitochondrial → MLSAKLTNQVTLNVLRRIHHGPWYPSVYSLSNCFLHKEGRRTRHDIHKETNMLGTVFYSHRAIHPSVRLHEVQHYGRRSFGLSAATIVKAAPVPVQPYLRLMRLDKPIGTWLLYLPCTWSIALAADPGCLPDLGMLTLFGTGALLMRGAGCTINDMWDKDFDKKVSRTATRPIASGEISQRQALVFLGGQLSLALGILLCLNYYSIALGAASLSLVVTYPLMKRITYWPQFVLGLTFNWGALLGWSAVKGSCDWSVCLPLYFSGVMWTLIYDTIYAHQDKDDDIKVGVKSTALRFQEQTKPWLSGFTVAMISGLIVAGVNAEQTVPYYAVVSTVAIHLMQQIYTLDINKPEDCWKKFVSNRNLGLLLFLGIIAGNLWKERRETLLQNAEASR, encoded by the exons ATGCTCTCAGCTAAGCTGACTAACCAGGTTACTCTGAACGTCCTGAGGAGGATTCACCATGGACCTTGGTATCCCAGCGTTTACTCCCTCTCAAACTGCTTCCTTCACAAGGAAGGAAGAAGGACTAGACATGATATCCATAAAGAGACCAACATGTTGGGGACAGTATTTTACAGCCACAGAGCAATCCACCCATCAGTCAGGCTACATGAAGTACAGCACTATGGGAGAAGATCATTTGGTTTGTCAGCTGCTACGATTGTGAAGGCAGCACCAGTGCCTGTCCAGCCATACCTTCGACTGATGAGGCTTGACAAACCTATTg ggaCATGGCTTTTGTACCTCCCATGTACATGGAGCATTGCTCTGGCTGCGGACCCTGGATGCCTCCCAGATCTGGGCATGCTAACTCTGTTTGGTACAGGGGCTCTGCTGATGAGAGGAGCAGGCTGCACCATCAATGACATGTGGGATAAGGACTTTGACAAAAAG GTATCCAGAACGGCCACTCGACCAATTGCCTCAGGGGAAATTTCTCAAAGGCAGGCACTTGTCTTCCTGGGAGGTCAGCTTTCACTTGCACTTGGGATTCTCTTGTGTCTCAACTATTATAG CATTGCTTTGGGTGCAGCTTCCCTATCCCTTGTTGTCACCTACCCGCTGATGAAGAGGATCACTTATTGGCCACAGTTTGTATTGG GCCTCACCTTTAACTGGGGAGCTCTGCTTGGCTGGTCCGCTGTTAAGGGATCCTGTGACTGGTCCGTGTGTCTACCACTGTATTTCTCAGGGGTGATGTGGACATTGATATACGACACAATATATGCACATCAG GATAAGGACGATGACATCAAGGTAGGAGTGAAATCTACAGCACTAAGGTTCCAGGAGCAAACCAAACCATGGCTGAGTGGTTTCACAGTGGCCATGATATCTGGACTGATTGTAGCTGGGGTCAATGCTGAACAGACTGTCCCTTACTACGCTGTAGTGTCCACAGTAGCCATTCACCTAATGCAGCAG ATTTATACATTAGACATCAACAAACCAGAGGACTGCTGGAAGAAATTTGTCTCAAATCGAAACCTTGGACTATTGCTATTTTTAGGCATTATTGCTGGCAATTTGTGGAAAGAAAGACGAGAGACGTTGCTACAAAATGCAGAAGCCTCCAGATAA
- the LOC113150619 gene encoding zinc finger protein 462-like: MQKESESCSTPGHMMHNQAVTEESSVMSFQCSHCPLIFKSKVYLFEHLNNVHGLDVDTSLREAGLKHAGIKNVNPDTNSSSSGNVFQCQHCDFKTCNRDVLNEHEKLCPKNVKDQESVHVSKNQESIITITTTNQHKEGEGSKGISSFFSVTSASKTKGSPNPSKDLKTYKRPLQTITKYFTTSSGSNGKLPVKLSDSPKLPENTKGTLILQESPSISSGVFKVTAKSMIDIHRNVSDQLLLNDHLLIPDVRSQKPKEESKETVPNNSKRANNDSSQAPPAKKSKTCKEETNVTDIEKTSKQQLSSNEFSFEISEDDEESLRVIHGDTESQRVYFCKHCDYSDGSVRHVSNHYLNKHPYVRYTSVYIQDPHDQTATFRCLECPVEFLSLPGLKRHYTENHPKAPDVFTKQSCELNLVFKCFLCQFNTNVSKALKEHYKEQHPTHKMDNSLLYCRYSVTQLNSCEKAPSPEKSARSFPEQAHTPCKDIKDAPSPQHTTSRKSDMALYHCNNCNFSHKSVVVMHVHHQKKHPDQPVTLDKIKQSRTASQMTPEKSPDSVTIMENCTPEKNTSKCSKKAEDKAELSQQLSLSPKHTPETFKTQSKSPKPNKVESAEDRSKARKSPNKYELEVSTDMDSSPTKMFYCQLCSYSSSNVRSVIGHNNAKHSMNGPTSVEDVLCFSAMLEKKKLQSEAKASERTSPSDSKKSKRVDVHTKKELQCKEDDTGDASVKRVNVYECAENLFYCQKCNFGNPSLKGVLNHQSKIHRRINSNSEAILEHTALMREEIKKSKCHTKDLPFTSHLPLPIINEGDENAFFCHFCNYRHSTMDWLLRHYFNSHRGFEVKAEYVRMHTSLVLEKTQKMHLKTAEDKDFNHANHGDIQKKKTKKLQSYSVSLPPSVSDSQTQRTLKCHRCAYTTQYLYILRRHLWKSHRSNRSCGELLRLCFKQGNVQSGYHCDMCVFSHKNAATVYKHYQEQHPERKQKFEYISTRLYVGPDSSPLKKKKPQIKSSDGISPSQSPLENETKTYSCKACSFKGSSMSGITRHYRAVHPWSVKEDGSVLGVKISKKRTTNSQLKDRNEILPTFDTYQIPLESPDSPHEAEESPKEFKCSFCPASFFTARSLNVHCGMKHQGAVSDKSNEQQEKQIQARVHVFKCSHCDYINSNYQGVLTHCQMKHPALTARADSVHVDKARFKSLDDSMKQSGPGDTVKYRGYMCKTCQLIYATVEKLNKHCEKCHKRTVLNPASNVLKPPPKPSMSKIQQANACSAQGSLLNASFLRKKIYAVVRCQHCNYSCSTKIALSRHLRVHHRNPSGSKVKDCAYKCALCSQLYFRKKHLASHYIKKHGKDAFFRYYVPLYKQVSQKSAPDRTLTPPPESLSEACKSSTTTDQNKILVYKCPACPYVNASYHGTLTHCQMLHPDLVARADELQTTEILVINMVKCTMGKGSNERGYMCRKCPQIYPSLVKLKIHSVRDHGQAEPAASEDSDEIETEEQADHSSVSSLLEGDSVKIETAAANATETDLSQKLGNPDSYPSYPLSVQSKEPLYECHMCTYTGSCRKYLYCHYKYTHKLDALSIYKRLEKYNKRKRKFPKLIKAKSEESAQVKCKKCPNVTFNSCQLLIAHYSTFHRTDCKLDFTVLVQRTKRSTGSYKCSKCKKHIHGIKNLCCHLDRHRARRMKKEKAAEAQAIVLTTAQETKSNELCKQDELPLLETVDELAKWNVTPAGTFNLPASPQTSPLKPTDAEQPKLESRDDKHSCKQCRRTFMSLAGLRSHEKSHAALAAIKKRDSLPPSAIKHNIKQYVIYKSGTLRPFRCSFCSYQTTVLGLAKSHFMKKHQDVLMGAGETINQVEKTTQRVSKEPLYSADEMNCSPEPDEEPEEAEKSLYLEPPDVQRQLNQYSLMAQIGVSSKAKVQGTMLPENSLIHCEFCNFNSGHLSSMRRHYLNRHGRKILRCKDCDFFTGIRKTLEMHMEAGHSTFQSEPTYQKDLRCPFCLYQTKNKNNMIDHIVLHREERVVPIEVQRSKLSHYLKGIVFRCHKCTFTSGNAGNLRLHMMRHNDIKPYRCRLCYFDCTQLSDLEAHLNDKHQVVRNHELVGQVSLDQLEATVCSMPEEEHESLSNLEWNNDRGDVETEELDSDCNEVLHETLADNLTEHDIRKTPTLHIMEVDQTHKQDPQEQVGDVLSPDTASGQGIKNDGNGKNLIQFQGLSCPEEKIQKESQVQPDNQLTDSEDRNIKLVPPKAEAAERSSAESGEKAAKTPHIKAFQHGASNIKALVEDYILHHIQAVDKEGCKKATQDITVKMEQCSKTEVADNVTSEKQLLDEEHNIRASKYKSLVNVEAVSGLPKVEKQLQTLMPSCAQLKISHKGNFGVSLANCKEEVHSQKNSEAVTDSYREMPVLEKAFLKEEMSPLRCCKEEEGTDHLEQMQDREDEMITGHKNRCNGWEQEEGTGKKEADNMPRDVATFGSADVLCPSVAEKKLYTCEFCGRNLMNTHELTRHVMRHGI; the protein is encoded by the exons ATGCAAAAAG AGTCAGAGTCCTGTTCAACCCCAGGCCACATGATGCACAATCAAGCAGTCACTGAAGAATCCAGTGTCATGTCTTTCCAGTGTAGTCACTGTCCGCTCATCTTCAAATCCAAGGTCTACCTTTTTGAACATCTTAACAATGTGCATGGCCTTGATGTCGATACTTCCCTCAGAGAAGCTGGTTTAAAACATGCTGGGATTAAGAACGTCAACCCTgacaccaacagcagcagttcagGAAATGTTTTTCAATGCCAGcactgtgattttaaaacttGTAATCGGgatgttttaaatgaacatgagAAACTGTGTCCTAAAAACGTGAAGGACCAAGAAAGTGTACATGTTTCCAAAAACCAGGAGTCAATAATAACTATAACTACAACAAACCAACACAAAGAAGGTGAAGGCTCAAAAGGGATTTCCTCATTTTTTTCAGTTACATCTgcctcaaaaacaaaaggctCCCCTAATCCATCAAAGGATCTGAAAACATACAAGAGACCATTGCAAACCATCACAAAGTACTTCACAACATCATCTGGATCAAATGGAAAACTCCCAGTGAAGTTATCTGATAGCCCAAAGCTTCCAGAAAATACCAAAGGGACACTCATTTTGCAAGAATCTCCCTCCATCAGTAGTGGTGTGTTTAAAGTCACTGCAAAGTCCATGATTGATATccacagaaatgtttctgaCCAGCTTCTGTTAAATGACCACCTTTTAATCCCAGACGTGAGATCGCAAAAGCCTAAGGAAGAGTCCAAAGAAACGGTTCCTAATAATTCCAAGAGGGCCAATAATGATAGCTCACAGGCCCCTCCTGCTAAAAAATCAAAGACATGTAAAGAAGAGACAAATGTCACAGACATCgaaaaaacaagtaaacagCAATTATCAAGCAATgagttttcatttgaaattagCGAAGATGATGAAGAAAGTCTTCGTGTCATTCATGGAGACACAGAAAGCCAGAGAGTTTATTTTTGTAAGCACTGTGACTACAGTGATGGGAGTGTCAGACATGTGTCGAATCATTACCTAAACAAACACCCTTATGTAAGATATACCTCTGTCTACATTCAGGATCCACATGATCAGACTGCTACTTTTCGTTGTCTGGAGTGTCCAGTTGAGTTTTTAAGTTTACCTGGGCTCAAGAGACATTATACGGAAAACCATCCAAAGGCTCCAGATGTATTCACGAAGCAATCTTGTGAACTCAATTtggttttcaaatgttttctgtgtcagtttAACACCAACGTATCTAAAGCTTTAAAAGAGCATTACAAGGAACAACACCCAACACATAAAATGGATAATTCCTTGTTGTACTGCAGATATTCAGTAACTCAATTGAATTCATGTGAAAAAGCACCTAGTCCAGAAAAATCGGCAAGGAGTTTTCCAGAGCAAGCCCATACACCATGTAAGGATATCAAAGATGCACCCTCACCCCAACACACCACCTCCAGAAAATCAGATATGGCTTTGTACCACTGCAACAACTGTAACTTTAGTCATAAATCAGTTGTTGTAATGCATGTCCACCATcaaaaaaaacatccagatcAACCTGTCACattagacaaaataaaacagtcacgGACAGCATCACAGATGACGCCTGAAAAATCTCCGGACTCTGTGACAATTATGGAAAACTGTACACCTGAAAAGAATACCTCAAAGTGTTCGAAAAAAGCAGAAGACAAAGCTGAGCTGTCGCAGCAGTTGTCTTTGAGCCCGAAGCACACACCGGAAACTTTTAAGACTCAGTCAAAGTCTCCCAAACCTAACAAAGTGGAATCTGCAGAGGACAGAAGCAAAGCAAGAAAGTCACCCAACAAATATGAATTGGAAGTGTCTACTGACATGGATAGTTCAccaactaaaatgttttactgccaGCTTTGCAGTTATTCAAGTTCCAATGTCAGAAGCGTTATTGGTCATAATAACGCTAAACATTCTATGAATGGACCAACATCTGTTGAAGATGTCTTGTGCTTTAGTGCCatgttggaaaaaaagaaacttcaaAGTGAAGCTAAGGCCTCAGAAAGAACCTCACCTTCTGATTCCAAAAAGAGCAAACGAGTTGATGTACACACTAAAAAAGAACTTCAGTGTAAAGAAGATGACACAGGTGATGCTTCCGTGAAGAGAGTTAATGTTTATGAATGTGCAGAAAacttgttttactgtcaaaaGTGCAACTTTGGAAATCCGAGTCTGAAAGGAGTATTGAACCATCAAAGCAAAATTCACAGGCGCATCAATTCCAACTCTGAAGCAATTCTTGAACACACCGCACTGATGCgtgaagaaattaaaaaatctaaatgtcacACAAAGGATTTGCCTTTTACTAGTCATCTACCTCTGCCAATTATAAATGAAGGTGATGAAAATGCCTTTTTCTGCCACTTTTGCAACTATAGGCACAGTACTATGGACTGGTTACTGAGGCATTATTTCAATAGCCATCGCGGATTTGAGGTCAAAGCTGAATATGTTCGTATGCACACTTCTCTGGTTcttgaaaaaacacaaaagatgcACCTGAAAACAGCTGAAGACAAAGACTTCAACCATGCAAACCATGGTgatatacaaaagaaaaagacaaagaaacttCAAAGCTATTCAGTTTCACTGCCACCTTCAGTGAGTGACTCGCAAACACAGAGGACCCTCAAGTGCCATAGATGCGCTTACACCACTCAGTATTTGTATATTCTGAGGAGGCATTTGTGGAAAAGCCACAGGTCAAATCGCTCATGCGGAGAGCTGCTAAGATTGTGTTTTAAACAAGGAAATGTACAATCGGGATATCACTGTGACATGTGTGTTTTCTCGCATAAGAATGCAGCAACAGTCTATAAACACTACCAAGAACAACACCCAGAACGTAAACAAAAGTTTGAGTATATAAGTACTCGGTTATATGTTGGACCTGACTCTTCCCCtcttaaaaagaagaaaccCCAAATAAAAAGCTCTGATGGTATCTCACCATCACAAAGTCCTCTAGAAAACGAAACAAAGACTTATTCGTGCAAAGCGTGTTCATTTAAAGGCAGTTCAATGTCCGGTATCACACGACACTACCGTGCTGTTCACCCGTGGTCTGTGAAAGAAGATGGTTCAGTCCTGGGTGTCAAGATCAGTAAGAAGCGAACTACAAACAGCCAACTGAAAGACCGCAATGAAATATTGCCAACGTTTGACACCTACCAAATACCTCTTGAATCACCTGATTCACCTCATGAAGCAGAAGAATCTCCCAAAGAGTTCAAATGCTCTTTCTGCCCTGCAAGTTTTTTCACCGCGCGCAGCCTCAACGTTCACTGTGGAATGAAACACCAAGGTGCTGTAAGTGATAAGTCCAATGAACAGCAAGAGAAGCAAATCCAAGCACGTGTGCATGTCTTCAAGTGTTCACATTGTGACTACATCAACAGCAATTATCAAGGAGTTCTCACTCACTGCCAGATGAAGCATCCTGCCCTCACTGCCAGAGCAGACAGCGTTCATGTGGATAAAGCACGCTTTAAGAGTTTGGATGACAGCATGAAACAAAGTGGTCCTGGTGATACTGTGAAATACAGAGGGTACATGTGTAAAACCTGCCAACTGATCTATGCAACAGTGGAAAAGCTGAACAAGCACTGTGAGAAGTGCCATAAACGCACTGTGCTGAACCCTGCGTCAAACGTCCTCAAACCACCTCCTAAACCATCTATGAGTAAAATACAACAAGCAAATGCCTGCAGTGCTCAGGGATCACTATTGAATGCTTCTTTTTTACGTAAGAAAATATATGCAGTGGTTAGGTGCCAGCACTGCAATTATAGTTGCAGTACAAAAATTGCACTCAGTCGTCACTTGCGTGTTCATCACAGAAATCCATCCGGTTCAAAGGTTAAGGACTGTGCATACAAGTGTGCACTGTGTTCCCAGTTGTATTTTAGGAAAAAGCATCTTGCAAGCCATTATATTAAGAAACATGGAAAGGATGCCTTCTTCAGATACTATGTCCCACTGTACAAGCAGGTCTCACAGAAGTCAGCTCCCGACCGCACTTTAACTCCGCCTCCAGAAAGCCTGTCTGAGGCGTGCAAGTCTAGTACAACCActgaccaaaacaaaatattagtcTACAAGTGTCCAGCGTGCCCCTATGTGAATGCGAGCTACCATGGAACTCTCACTCACTGTCAGATGTTGCATCCAGACCTCGTAGCAAGGGCGGATGAACTTCAAACGACTGAAATACTTGTAATCAATATGGTCAAATGCACAATGGGAAAAGGTTCCAATGAAAGAGGGTACATGTGTAGAAAATGTCCACAAATTTATCCATCgcttgtaaaactgaaaatccaCAGTGTGAGAGACCATGGCCAGGCTGAGCCAGCGGCTTCTGAGGATTCAGATGAAATAGAAACTGAAGAACAAGCTGATCACAGCTCTGTAAGTTCCTTATTGGAGGGTGACTCTGTAAAAATCGAAACAGCAGCGGCAAACGCCACAGAAACTGACCTCAGTCAAAAGCTGGGCAATCCTGATTCATATCCATCATATCCACTGTCAGTACAAAGCAAAGAACCACTGTACGAGTGCCACATGTGCACCTATACAGGCTCATGTCGTAAATACTTGTATTGCCACTACAAATATACTCACAAATTGGATGCACTTAGCATCTACAAGCGGCTGGAAAAGTATAACAAACGCAAACGCAAGTTTCCCAAGCtaataaaagctaaatctgAGGAGAGTGCACAGgtcaaatgtaaaaagtgtCCGAATGTAACGTTTAACTCATGTCAGCTTCTTATTGCTCACTACAGTACTTTTCATAGGACAGATTGCAAATTGGACTTTACTGTGTTAGTACAAAGAACGAAGAGGAGCACGGGGAGTTACAAGTGTTCCAAATGCAAGAAACACATACATGGAATTAAGAACTTGTGTTGCCACCTTGATCGCCATAGAGCAAGGAGGATGAAGAAGGAAAAGGCTGCAGAGGCACAGGCGATCGTCCTTACAACAGCACAGGAGACCAAATCCAATGAA CTGTGCAAGCAAGATGAATTGCCCTTGCTAGAAACCGTGGACGAGCTGGCCAAGTGGAATGTGACACCAGCAGGGACCTTCAATTTGCCAGCAAGTCCTCAGACATCGCCTTTAAAACCCACTGATGCAGAGCAACCCAAACTGGAATCAAGAGatgacaaacacagctgcaaacaGTGCAGGCGAACCTTCATGTCACTTGCGGGTTTGAGATCACATGAGAAGAGCCATGCAGCTCTGGCAGCCATCAAGAAACGGGACAGTCTGCCTCCATCAGCAATAAAGCACAA CATTAAACAATATGTTATTTACAAATCCGGGACTTTACGGCCTTTTCGATGTAGTTTCTGCTCTTATCAGACTACCGTCCTGGGCCTGGCAAAGAGTCATTTTATGAAAAAACATCAAG ATGTCCTTATGGGAGCTGGTGAGACTATCAACCAAGTTGAGAAGACCACTCAGAGAGTCAGCAAGGAGCCTCTTTATTCAGCAGACGAAATGAACTGTTCGCCTGAACCTGATGAAGAACCTGAAGAAGCGGAAA AGTCACTGTACTTGGAACCTCCAGATGTGCAGCGGCAGTTGAACCAGTACAGTTTGATGGCACAGATTGGTGTGTCATCTAAGGCAAAAGTGCAAGGAACCATGTTACCTGAGAACAGTCTGATTCACTGTGAATTCTGTAACTTCAATAGTGGACACCTGTCCAGTATGCGAAGACACTACCTAAACCGCCATGGAAGGAAGATCCTCAGGTGCAAAGACTGTGACTTTTTCACGGGTATAAG AAAAACTTTGGAAATGCACATGGAGGCTGGTCACTCTACTTTCCAGTCAGAACCTACTTATCAGAAAGACCTCCGCTGCCCTTTCTGCCTCTACCAGACtaagaacaagaacaacatGATTGATCACATCGTGCTGCATCGTG aGGAACGTGTTGTGCCCATAGAGGTGCAACGCTCAAAGCTGTCGCATTACCTTAAAGGAATTGTCTTCCGCTGTCACAAATGTACTTTTACAAGTGGGAATGCTGGAAACCTGCGTTTACACATGATGAGGCACAATGACATCAAACCCTACAGGTGTCGGCTGTGCTACTTCGACTGCACCCAGCTGAGCGACTTGGAGGCACACCTGAATGATAAGCATCAG GTTGTGAGGAATCATGAGCTTGTGGGTCAAGTCAGCCTTGATCAGCTAGAAGCAACAGTTTGTAGTATGCCAGAAGAGGAACATGAATCATTGTCTAACTTGGAGTGGAACAATGATCGTGGAGATGTAGAAACAGAGGAGCTAGATTCAGACTGCAATGAAGTTCTGCATGAGACACTAGCGGATAACCTGACAGAACACGACATCAGGAAGACACCCACACTACATATAATGGAAGTAGATCAGACGCATAAGCAGGATCCACAAGAGCAAGTAGGAGATGTGCTCTCGCCAGATACTGCAAGTGGACAGGGGATAAAAAATGATGGGAATGGAAAGAATTTAATCCAATTTCAGGGTTTAAGTTGTCCAGAGGAAAAGATCCAAAAAGAGAGCCAGGTCCAACCTGACAACCAACTGACGGacagtgaggacagaaacaTCAAATTAGTACCACCAAAAGCAGAGGCAGCGGAGAGGAGCTCAGCAGAATCTGGTGAAAAGGCTGCAAAGACACCACATATCAAAGCATTTCAGCATGGAGCGTCGAACATCAAGGCTTTGGTAGAAGATTATATTCTACATCATATCCAAGCAGTGGATAAAGAAGGTTGCAAGAAGGCCACTCAGGATATAACGGTTAAGATGGAGCAGTGCAGCAAGACTGAGGTTGCAGATAACGTGACAAGTGAGAAGCAGTTGTTGGATGAAGAGCACAACATCAGAGCCAGCAAATACAAAAGTCTAGTTAATGTAGAGGCAGTTTCAGGACTTCCTAAAGTTGAAAAGCAGTTGCAAACACTCATGCCCAGCTGTGCACAACTCAAAATAAGCCATAAGGGGAACTTTGGGGTCTCATTGGCAAACTGCAAAGAGGAAGTGCACAGTCAGAAAAACAGTGAGGCGGTAACAGACTCTTACAGAGAAATGCCGGTACTCGAGAAAGCATTTCTCAAGGAGGAAATGTCCCCTCTAAGATGTTGCAAGGAGGAAGAAGGGACTGATCATCTTGAGCAGATGCAAGACAGAGAAGATGAGATGATCACTGGACACAAGAACCGATGCAACGGTTGGGAACAGGAGGAGGGGACTGGGAAGAAGGAAGCTGACAATATGCCAAGag atgtaGCCACATTTGGATCTGCTGACGTCCTGTGTCCATCAGTTGCCGAAAAGAAACTGTACACTTGTGAGTTTTGTGGGCGAAACCTCATGAACACCCATGAACTGACACGTCATGTTATGCGACATGGAATATAA